A genomic stretch from Erwinia sp. E_sp_B01_1 includes:
- a CDS encoding GNAT family N-acetyltransferase, with protein MTTLSTTTLRVRPMQSDDNPHIARVIRDVSAEFGLTADKGFTVADPNLDHLFELYSEPDSAYWVIELEGKIVGGGGVAPLKCSEEGICELQKMYFMPAVRGMGLARELAMQAMDFARERGFKRCYLETTASLTRAVRLYEHLGFEHIDGPMGCTGHVDCEVTMLKTL; from the coding sequence ATGACAACGCTCTCAACCACTACCCTGCGGGTTCGCCCGATGCAGTCCGATGATAATCCGCATATCGCCCGGGTGATCCGCGACGTCTCCGCTGAGTTTGGCCTGACGGCAGACAAAGGCTTTACCGTGGCCGACCCTAACCTCGATCATCTGTTTGAGCTCTACAGCGAACCCGACAGTGCTTACTGGGTGATTGAGCTGGAAGGCAAGATTGTCGGCGGCGGCGGCGTAGCGCCCTTGAAGTGCAGCGAGGAAGGTATCTGCGAACTGCAGAAGATGTACTTTATGCCCGCAGTGCGCGGTATGGGGCTGGCGCGTGAGCTGGCCATGCAGGCGATGGACTTTGCCCGCGAGCGCGGTTTCAAACGCTGCTATCTGGAAACCACTGCTTCGCTGACTCGTGCCGTACGTCTGTATGAGCATTTAGGGTTTGAGCATATCGACGGCCCGATGGGCTGCACCGGACATGTGGACTGTGAAGTGACGATGCTGAAAACGCTGTAA
- the miaE gene encoding tRNA isopentenyl-2-thiomethyl-A-37 hydroxylase MiaE: MNNDRLLAPVHEFLHCRTPQAWIEQARKPEHLPLLLTDHLVCELKAAQTAMWLIRRYVADKESGEALLAWLKPWEMFVHCENADLSFLEQHKALSKTVISRADVLYGDILVDKMVLLIKEELHHFYQVLEIMQARGIPYVKITASRYAKGLLREVATHEPQTLVDKLICGAYIEARSCERFASLAPYLDDELAAFYVSLLRSEARHYQDYLALAAQISPVDITQRVQKIGETEAKLINEPDPELRFHSGVPVTEC; the protein is encoded by the coding sequence ATGAACAACGATCGTCTTCTTGCCCCTGTTCACGAATTTCTGCATTGCCGCACCCCACAGGCCTGGATTGAACAGGCCCGTAAACCTGAACATCTGCCGCTGCTGTTAACGGACCACCTTGTCTGCGAGCTGAAAGCGGCGCAAACCGCTATGTGGCTTATTCGCCGGTATGTGGCGGACAAAGAGAGTGGTGAGGCGCTGCTGGCCTGGCTGAAGCCCTGGGAGATGTTTGTGCATTGTGAAAATGCCGATCTCTCCTTCCTTGAGCAGCATAAAGCCTTGTCAAAAACGGTCATCAGTCGGGCGGATGTTCTCTATGGTGACATCCTCGTGGATAAGATGGTGCTGCTGATCAAAGAGGAGCTGCATCATTTTTACCAGGTGCTGGAGATCATGCAGGCGCGTGGCATACCTTACGTTAAAATCACCGCCAGCCGTTATGCCAAAGGCCTGCTGCGCGAAGTCGCAACTCATGAGCCGCAAACGCTGGTGGACAAGTTAATCTGCGGCGCCTATATCGAGGCCCGTTCCTGCGAACGCTTTGCCAGCCTGGCCCCTTATCTGGATGACGAACTGGCTGCTTTTTACGTGTCGCTGTTACGCTCTGAGGCACGCCACTACCAGGATTACCTGGCGCTTGCCGCGCAGATCTCCCCTGTGGATATAACGCAACGCGTTCAAAAAATAGGGGAAACCGAAGCAAAACTGATTAATGAGCCTGACCCTGAGCTGCGCTTTCACAGCGGTGTGCCGGTAACAGAATGTTGA
- the rraB gene encoding ribonuclease E inhibitor RraB, producing the protein MANEALLEEQREETRLIIEELLDDGSDPDALYTIEHHLSCDSFDALEKAAVEAFKMGYEVTEPEELELEDGSKVMCCDILSEGALNAELIDVQVEQLVDLAGKFNVDYDGWGTYFEDPDAEDEDEDGDADDEEDDGIRH; encoded by the coding sequence GCGTGAAGAGACGCGGCTGATTATTGAAGAGCTTTTAGACGACGGCAGCGACCCGGATGCACTTTACACCATTGAACACCACCTCTCCTGCGACAGTTTCGACGCGCTGGAAAAGGCGGCGGTTGAAGCGTTTAAAATGGGTTACGAAGTGACCGAGCCGGAAGAGCTTGAGCTGGAAGACGGCAGCAAAGTGATGTGCTGCGACATTCTCAGCGAAGGCGCACTGAACGCTGAGCTGATCGACGTTCAGGTCGAGCAACTGGTGGATCTGGCTGGCAAGTTCAACGTCGATTACGACGGCTGGGGCACCTACTTTGAAGACCCGGATGCTGAAGATGAAGACGAAGATGGTGATGCTGATGATGAAGAAGATGACGGCATCCGTCACTGA